In Streptomyces sannanensis, the DNA window AGCTGACCGGGGTGCGTTTCCCGGACGCGGCCGCAGTGCGTGGGCTGGCGCAGCGGCTGGCCGCGGTGGCGGGGCGCAGGCTGGACGACGCACGGCCATGGGCTGACGCCCGGTTGCCGGACGGCACACGGATGCATGCGGTGCTGCCGCCGGTCGCGGTGGGTTCGACCTGTCTCTCGCTGCGAGTGGTGCGGCCGAAGGCGTTCTCGCTGGAAGAGCTGCTCGCGGCGGGGACGGTTCCGCGGGGTGGTGACCAGGTGCTGCGAGCCCTCGTGGGGGCCCGGGTCTCGTATCTGATCAGCGGCGGCACGGGTTCGGGCAAGACCACCCTGCTGTCCACGCTGCTGGGTCTGGTCGGCCCGGCCGAGCGGATCGTGCTGGCCGAGGACTCGGCCGAGCTGCGGCCCGACCATCCGCACGTGGTGCGACTGGAGTCGCGGCCGGCGAACCAGGAGGGCGTGGGCCTGGTGACGCTCCAGGACCTGGTGCGGCAGGCCCTGCGGATGCGCCCCGACCGGCTGGTGGTCGGCGAGGTGCGCGGCGCCGAGGTCACTCAGTTGCTGGCCGCGCTGAACACCGGTCACGAGGGCGGGTGCGGGACCGTGCACGCCAATGCCGCGGCGGATGTTCCGGCGCGTCTGGAGGCCCTCGGCACCTCGGCGGGCCTCGGCAGGTCGGCGCTGCACAGCCAGTTGGCCGCCGCCTTGTCGGTGGTGGTCCACCTGGTACGGGACCGCGGCGGGCAGCGCCGGATCGCGGAGGTGCATGTGCTGGAACGGGACGCCGCCGGGCTGGTCGTGACGGTGCCGGCGCTGCGCTGGGGACCGGACGGATTCGTGTATGAGCGGGGCTGGGCGCGGCTGCGGTCGCTGGTCGGGGGCGCGCTGTGACGGGGGCCGGGGCGACTGCGGCGGGTGCGGCGGTGTGCGCGGGGGCCGCGGTGTGGCTCGGGCCGGGCCGTGATCGGGGGCTGCGGCGGGCGCGGCTGATGTTCGGGCCGGCGGACGACCCTGTGCCGGTGTGGCGCCGCCCGGTGTCCGTCGTGCGGGGCCGGCTGGGGCGGGAGTGGCTGTGCCTGGTGGCCGCCGTGGGGATCGCCGTGCTCGGGGAGTCGGTGCTGCCCCTGGTGGCGGGGGCGTTGGCGGTCCCGCTGGTGGGGCGTCGGCTGCGGGCCCGGGAACGCCGCCTGGCCGGGCTGCGGCGGGGCGCAGGAGCCGTCGCGCTGTGCGGCGCGGTGGCGGGTGAGCTGCGGGCCGGCCGGCAGCCGGGGCATGCGTTGTACGCCGCGGTGTCGGGCTCGGGAGCGCTGGGGCGGGCCGAGGCCGCGGTGCTGGCGGCGGCGCGGTTCGGCGGCGACGTGCCGGCCGCCCTGAGGCTGGCGTCGGGCGAGCCGGGGGCGGCCGGGCTTGCCGGAATGGCGGCCTGCTGGCAGGTGGCCGTGGCGGGCGGCGCCGGACTCGCGGCCGGGCTCGAACGGCTGGAGGGCGCGCTGCGGGCCGAGCACGACCAGAGGGAGGACCTGCGGGCGCAGCTGACGACGGCCCGGTCCACCGCGGTGGTGCTCGCGGTGATGCCGCTGGCGGGGCTGGTGCTGGGCACCGGACTCGGCGCGGAGCCGCTGCGGGTCCTGCTGCACACCCCGGCCGGGGTGGGCTGCCTGCTGGCGGCCGGAGTGCTGGAGGCAGCGGGCCTGATCTGGGCCGGGCGGATCGTACGGAAGGGAGAAGGGCGATGAGCGGGGAGGCTGTCCACCCGCTGTGGACGGTGGTGGCGGTGGTGGCGGCCGGCGCGTGGGCGGCTTCGGCGATGGCCCGTGGGAGACGCCATCGAAGGCTGCGCATACGGTCGGCCGCCCTGTTCGCGGCCGAGGAGGCGGACACGGCGAGGGCAGAGCCGCTGAGGTCGTGGCCTCGACAGTGGTGGCCGCGCGCGAGGCCCTGGGCGGCGCCACTTGGCGTGGTGGTCATTGGTCAGGTCTTCGTCGGCGGTGTGACGGGTGCCGTACTCGGACTCGGTGCGGCGTACGGCCTGTGTCGGTGGCTGCGACGGCAGAAACCGGACGACGGGACGGAGGCGGTGCGGGAAGCGGCCGCCCGACAGCTGCCGCTGGCCGCGGATCTGCTGGCGGCCTGCCTCTCGGCGGGGGCGGGGCCGCGTGAGGCGGCGGAGGCGGTGGGGCGGTCACTGGGCGGTCCGGTCGGCGGCTGTCTGGACCGGGTCGCCGCTGAACTGCGGCTCGGCTGTGACCCGGCGGTGGCGTGGGGCCGGCTGGGTGCGATACCGCACGCGGAGGGGCTGTCCCGCTGTCTGGAGCGGGCCGCTTCGACCGGGGTTCCGGCTGCGGAGCCGGTGTCCCGGCTGGCCGACGGGCTCCGGGCGGAGCAGCGGCGCGCGGCGGAGGCTCGCGCCCGCAGGGCAGGGGTGCTGATCACGGGCCCGGTGGCCCTGTGCTTCCTGCCCGCTTTTCTGGCCGCCGGCGTGGCGCCGGTGGTGATCGGCCTGGCGGGCGAGCTGCTGGGCGGCAAGTGA includes these proteins:
- a CDS encoding TadA family conjugal transfer-associated ATPase, whose product is MSAGLLDAVRQRLAETGAEPTPARVAAALRAQGRLLGDTEVLGAAVELRSELVGTGPLEPLLADPSVTDVLVSAPDRVWVDRGGGLELTGVRFPDAAAVRGLAQRLAAVAGRRLDDARPWADARLPDGTRMHAVLPPVAVGSTCLSLRVVRPKAFSLEELLAAGTVPRGGDQVLRALVGARVSYLISGGTGSGKTTLLSTLLGLVGPAERIVLAEDSAELRPDHPHVVRLESRPANQEGVGLVTLQDLVRQALRMRPDRLVVGEVRGAEVTQLLAALNTGHEGGCGTVHANAAADVPARLEALGTSAGLGRSALHSQLAAALSVVVHLVRDRGGQRRIAEVHVLERDAAGLVVTVPALRWGPDGFVYERGWARLRSLVGGAL
- a CDS encoding type II secretion system F family protein: MTGAGATAAGAAVCAGAAVWLGPGRDRGLRRARLMFGPADDPVPVWRRPVSVVRGRLGREWLCLVAAVGIAVLGESVLPLVAGALAVPLVGRRLRARERRLAGLRRGAGAVALCGAVAGELRAGRQPGHALYAAVSGSGALGRAEAAVLAAARFGGDVPAALRLASGEPGAAGLAGMAACWQVAVAGGAGLAAGLERLEGALRAEHDQREDLRAQLTTARSTAVVLAVMPLAGLVLGTGLGAEPLRVLLHTPAGVGCLLAAGVLEAAGLIWAGRIVRKGEGR
- a CDS encoding type II secretion system F family protein, which codes for MSGEAVHPLWTVVAVVAAGAWAASAMARGRRHRRLRIRSAALFAAEEADTARAEPLRSWPRQWWPRARPWAAPLGVVVIGQVFVGGVTGAVLGLGAAYGLCRWLRRQKPDDGTEAVREAAARQLPLAADLLAACLSAGAGPREAAEAVGRSLGGPVGGCLDRVAAELRLGCDPAVAWGRLGAIPHAEGLSRCLERAASTGVPAAEPVSRLADGLRAEQRRAAEARARRAGVLITGPVALCFLPAFLAAGVAPVVIGLAGELLGGK